A window of Chloracidobacterium sp. N contains these coding sequences:
- a CDS encoding PqqD family protein, translating into MTTFRPHPSVVSTEVEDALVILHLDTKRYFTLNSTGAAIWHHLTQGKAEAEIVAALAAEYDADEAYLAESTRRLLAQLEAAALIERV; encoded by the coding sequence ATGACGACTTTTCGGCCGCATCCCTCCGTGGTCTCCACCGAAGTGGAAGATGCTCTGGTGATCCTGCACCTCGACACAAAACGCTATTTCACGCTCAACAGTACAGGGGCCGCCATCTGGCACCACCTCACCCAGGGCAAAGCCGAAGCGGAGATTGTCGCCGCCCTGGCCGCGGAATACGATGCTGACGAAGCATACCTTGCGGAGAGTACCCGGCGGTTGCTTGCCCAACTCGAAGCGGCGGCGCTGATCGAGCGGGTCTAA
- a CDS encoding radical SAM protein, with the protein MPEATLSDVLPVKRLTVGLTNLCNLDCDYCLRVAETQHLDFDLLHEVLRQARDYGVTAVTYTGGEVLLHPRFQDVLRRTAALGLAYSFVTNGWHFPKAVPVLCETKAALYRIFFSLDGPTEAAHDAVRGKGSFRKLMAAIALCRFHGFPFGINMVVTKRSVGSIEAMAVLGARLGADVVQFMHMLPTSEEYDRTLSLTPDERRAAEQEAMAVNAILRMPVQFAAGHSMPVPGTPCVSLAGETVNLDCRGRLTLCCNLSDFRHAVGEADVIADMRTTSFREACEQVHRLARFQRERRNAALAAGDATAEFPCHFCIATFDKTTWQGLALVQLGRRRAADSKPLPWSVSV; encoded by the coding sequence ATGCCTGAAGCTACCCTTTCGGATGTCCTGCCGGTCAAACGCCTCACGGTCGGGTTGACCAACCTGTGCAACCTTGATTGTGACTACTGCCTGCGCGTCGCTGAGACACAGCATCTGGATTTCGATCTGTTGCATGAGGTGCTGCGCCAGGCGCGGGATTACGGTGTGACGGCCGTGACCTACACGGGCGGGGAAGTGCTGCTCCATCCGCGTTTTCAGGATGTTCTGCGCCGCACGGCCGCGCTTGGGTTGGCTTACTCGTTCGTCACTAACGGGTGGCACTTTCCAAAGGCTGTTCCAGTGCTGTGCGAAACGAAAGCGGCACTGTACCGGATTTTTTTCAGCCTGGACGGGCCGACGGAAGCCGCCCACGATGCCGTCCGGGGCAAGGGATCGTTTCGCAAACTCATGGCTGCGATAGCCCTGTGCCGGTTTCATGGCTTTCCCTTTGGCATCAACATGGTTGTGACCAAACGCAGCGTCGGGAGCATTGAAGCCATGGCCGTTCTGGGCGCACGCCTTGGGGCCGATGTCGTGCAGTTCATGCACATGCTGCCGACTTCAGAGGAGTATGACCGGACGCTATCCCTGACGCCGGATGAACGGCGGGCGGCCGAGCAGGAAGCCATGGCCGTGAATGCCATACTCAGGATGCCCGTGCAGTTTGCCGCCGGTCATTCGATGCCGGTTCCCGGCACCCCCTGCGTGTCCCTTGCCGGAGAGACGGTCAATCTCGATTGTCGTGGGCGGTTGACGCTGTGCTGCAACCTGTCAGACTTCCGCCATGCGGTGGGCGAAGCCGATGTCATCGCCGATATGCGCACGACTTCTTTCCGGGAGGCTTGTGAGCAGGTTCACCGTCTGGCACGCTTTCAGCGTGAACGTCGCAACGCGGCGCTGGCTGCCGGAGACGCTACGGCTGAGTTTCCGTGTCACTTTTGCATTGCCACGTTTGACAAGACAACCTGGCAGGGGTTGGCGCTCGTGCAGCTTGGGCGGAGGCGAGCCGCGGACTCCAAACCGTTGCCCTGGAGTGTGTCGGTATGA
- a CDS encoding nucleotidyltransferase family protein: MPTRYPDIMPHRDNGVVAERQLECLMACLPEQEAAMSDLAAEVTDWAALLTSAQQHGLEDYLFRRLTRTGVLLPDVIREHVRLLQAHKAAWTLQLTAQMDRILDALQSAGIAAVPLKGPLLGERLYGADGFRSSSDLDVLVPYQQVHPALAAVAALGYQTDAATLEKALAGDHNIALDNISPPLELHFHLFRRFGVTLQAEDFLARAVPYRTQRGRLIQVLAPEDEFLFLCVHAAAHSFARLAWLFDLKLLLHRHPAFDWETLCRRMHDWQVTTAVIFACELLRQRLRVETPLLACLTPGRRRWLHFNQRLFDQAMRRYNRPRRSLGAKLGFFLAAHLYQSSLHDRWPSRLRFLGLTVLRTLQRRQLAPGEA; encoded by the coding sequence ATGCCGACGCGCTACCCGGACATCATGCCGCATCGGGACAACGGCGTTGTCGCGGAACGCCAGCTTGAATGCCTCATGGCCTGTTTGCCGGAGCAGGAAGCGGCCATGTCCGATCTGGCGGCTGAAGTCACGGACTGGGCGGCGCTGTTGACGAGCGCCCAGCAGCACGGGCTGGAAGACTATCTGTTTCGACGGCTCACCCGAACTGGTGTGCTGCTGCCCGATGTCATCCGGGAACACGTTCGGTTGCTTCAGGCACACAAGGCGGCCTGGACACTCCAGCTCACAGCCCAGATGGACCGGATTCTGGATGCCTTGCAGTCGGCTGGCATTGCGGCCGTTCCGCTCAAAGGCCCACTGCTTGGGGAGCGGCTGTACGGCGCCGATGGTTTCCGGTCATCCAGTGACCTGGATGTGCTGGTGCCGTACCAGCAGGTTCATCCGGCGCTGGCAGCCGTGGCGGCCCTGGGCTACCAGACTGATGCGGCCACGCTGGAAAAGGCGCTCGCCGGCGATCACAACATCGCTCTCGACAACATTTCGCCGCCGCTGGAGCTGCACTTCCACCTGTTCCGGCGCTTCGGCGTCACGCTTCAGGCCGAGGATTTCCTGGCGCGTGCCGTGCCGTATCGAACGCAGCGTGGACGGCTCATCCAGGTGCTGGCCCCGGAAGACGAATTTCTCTTTCTGTGCGTCCATGCGGCGGCCCACAGTTTTGCCCGTCTGGCCTGGTTGTTTGACCTGAAACTGCTCCTGCACCGGCATCCCGCTTTTGATTGGGAAACCCTGTGTCGGCGCATGCACGACTGGCAGGTGACGACCGCCGTCATTTTCGCCTGCGAGTTGCTGCGCCAGCGATTGCGCGTGGAGACACCCCTGCTCGCATGCCTGACCCCCGGCCGCCGCCGGTGGCTACACTTCAACCAGCGCCTTTTTGACCAGGCCATGCGCCGTTACAACCGTCCGCGTCGCTCGCTGGGCGCCAAGCTCGGCTTTTTTCTGGCGGCACACCTCTACCAGTCAAGCCTTCACGACCGATGGCCGAGCCGCCTGCGGTTTCTTGGGCTGACCGTGCTGCGCACCCTCCAGCGACGGCAACTGGCCCCCGGAGAGGCGTGA
- a CDS encoding lasso peptide biosynthesis B2 protein translates to MWRQHPLGRIVDCLLWSGWLWLRVRWKPLPEVLDHLDRLPVRASAGSVPPEAIAQTARAIVRRLPRFGMGECLLRSLVIYAMLRRQQRTDVSLVLGAGSLDSLGRPALHCWIEVNGQPLLETHNLGECFRVMFRHRMPGLTT, encoded by the coding sequence GTGTGGCGGCAGCATCCTTTGGGCAGGATTGTGGACTGTCTGCTGTGGTCCGGTTGGCTGTGGCTTCGGGTACGATGGAAGCCCTTGCCGGAAGTGCTTGACCACCTGGATCGGCTGCCGGTTCGTGCTTCGGCGGGGTCCGTACCCCCGGAGGCAATAGCGCAGACGGCGCGCGCCATCGTACGTCGTCTGCCGCGTTTTGGTATGGGTGAATGTCTGCTGCGCTCGCTGGTGATTTATGCTATGCTACGTCGTCAACAGCGGACAGATGTTTCATTGGTATTGGGTGCTGGCTCCCTGGACAGCCTTGGGCGTCCGGCACTTCATTGCTGGATTGAAGTCAATGGACAGCCATTGCTTGAGACGCACAACCTGGGTGAGTGCTTCCGCGTGATGTTTCGTCACCGGATGCCCGGGTTGACCACGTAA
- a CDS encoding acetyl-CoA carboxylase biotin carboxylase subunit family protein has protein sequence MASYFKGVEFLREVKRQGCRVVLVTKEKFRHEDWPFESLDELIPLPNDATPELFIYTVAQLARPRKLHTVVALEELDVLTAALIREHLRLPGMGSTTARHFRDKLAMRIEAQQAGVRVPDFVHVLNYQDLEDYMKRVPPPWVMKPRSDVSAIGIKKLYDSEQVWRTIDYLDARDRLSERSSNYVLERFVAGDVYHVDSLVENGEVVFAGVNRYGRPPMSVAHDGGVFTTQTLPYDSPERAALLDINRKLITGLRMRRGATHAEFIKSAEDGEFYFLEIASRVGGAYIAEALEAASGVNIWAEWAKIELGRGEVPYVLPPTRQEYGGVALSLARQEYPDTSSFTDPEIVYRVKKRYHVGLVVRSDRHERVTELLRDYTARFERDYCAVVPPLERPE, from the coding sequence TTGGCGAGTTATTTCAAAGGCGTCGAATTCCTGCGCGAAGTCAAGCGCCAGGGATGCCGGGTCGTCCTGGTGACGAAAGAGAAGTTTCGCCACGAGGACTGGCCGTTTGAAAGTCTCGACGAGTTGATCCCTCTGCCGAATGATGCCACGCCGGAGTTGTTCATCTACACCGTGGCGCAGTTGGCACGTCCCCGCAAGCTGCACACGGTCGTGGCGCTGGAGGAACTCGACGTGTTGACGGCAGCGCTCATCCGGGAACACCTGCGCCTGCCGGGCATGGGCAGCACGACGGCGCGGCACTTCCGCGACAAACTTGCCATGCGCATCGAAGCACAGCAGGCTGGCGTGCGGGTGCCGGACTTCGTTCACGTGCTCAACTACCAGGACCTGGAAGACTACATGAAGCGCGTCCCGCCGCCCTGGGTGATGAAACCGCGCTCGGATGTCTCGGCCATTGGCATCAAGAAGCTCTACGACAGCGAGCAGGTCTGGCGCACGATTGACTATCTGGATGCCCGCGACCGTCTCAGCGAGCGGTCGAGCAACTATGTCCTGGAGCGATTTGTTGCCGGGGATGTGTACCACGTGGATTCACTGGTCGAAAACGGAGAGGTCGTCTTTGCCGGGGTGAACCGGTATGGGCGGCCACCGATGAGCGTGGCGCACGATGGTGGGGTTTTCACCACCCAAACCCTGCCCTACGACAGCCCGGAGCGGGCTGCCCTGCTGGACATCAACCGCAAGCTCATTACCGGCTTGCGGATGCGGCGTGGTGCGACGCATGCCGAGTTCATCAAGAGTGCCGAAGACGGCGAGTTTTATTTTCTGGAAATTGCCAGTCGGGTGGGCGGCGCCTACATTGCCGAGGCGCTTGAGGCCGCCAGCGGAGTCAACATCTGGGCGGAGTGGGCGAAAATTGAGCTGGGGCGTGGGGAGGTTCCCTATGTCCTGCCGCCGACGCGCCAGGAATACGGTGGTGTCGCCCTTTCCCTGGCACGTCAGGAGTACCCGGACACGTCCTCGTTTACCGACCCGGAAATTGTGTACCGGGTCAAGAAACGGTATCACGTTGGACTGGTTGTGCGCTCTGACCGCCACGAGCGGGTGACGGAACTGCTGCGTGACTACACGGCGCGTTTTGAGCGGGATTACTGCGCCGTCGTGCCGCCCCTGGAGCGGCCGGAGTAA